Proteins co-encoded in one Acanthopagrus latus isolate v.2019 chromosome 10, fAcaLat1.1, whole genome shotgun sequence genomic window:
- the trmt10b gene encoding tRNA methyltransferase 10 homolog B isoform X4 — protein sequence MGDASYVCGYRGELWTEMAHTDSDVCEMQLDGVSEVMDLLQIDLETDVVEGRPGGEDPTCSKNVLRKQRNWERQLAAKKSKRKEEKQRRRLNREKDSGATGDAPQLSKRVLKAITKERLAEAQSTGLKLCVDLSMTDSMSDKEMDITEESCLDLFPPESVVYLTPDAEEALEMVDADKVYVLGGLVDESIQKKLSYSRARELGIRTARLPIDEYMAKKHNPKNFHSKILAINQGESVLLICKSISAAEPRIVIVRHLVDILQQQQLERSPAGVVPPGEGFRCSTR from the exons ATGG gTGATGCATCTTACGTCTGTGGGTACAGAGGAGAGCTGTGGACTGAAATGGCACATACTGattcagatgtgtgtgaaatGCAGCTGGACGGAGTCTCAGAGGTGATGGATCTGCTCCAGATCGACCTGGAGACTGATGTGGTAGAAGGCAGGCCGGGGGGAGAAGATCCAACATGTTCa AAGAATGTGTTGAGGAAGCAGCGCAACTGGGAGAGGCAGCTGGCGGCGAAGAAGAgcaagaggaaagaagagaagcaAAGGAGGAGGCTCAACCGTGAGAAGGACTCAG GTGCTACTGGAGATGCTCCTCAGTTGTCCAAGCGGGTATTGAAAGCGATCACCAAGGAGCGTTTGGCCGAGGCTCAGTCCACGGGGCTCAAGCTCTGCGTTGACCTGAGTATGACAGACAGCATGTCAGACAAAG AGATGGACATAACAGAAGAAAGCTGCCTGGACCTTTTTCCTCCAGAAAGTGTCGTCTACCTCACACCAGATGCTGAAGAAG CTTTAGAAATGGTGGATGCTGACAAGGTGTATGTCCTCGGTGGCCTCGTGGATGAGAGCATCCAGAAG AAGTTGAGCTACTCCAGGGCGCGTGAACTGGGCATCCGCACGGCGAGGCTGCCCATAGACGAGTACATGGCGAAGAAGCACAACCCCAAGAACTTCCATTCAAAGATCCTGGCTATTAATCAAGGCGAGTCAGTGCTTTTAATCTGCAAGTCTATCAGCGCTGCAGAGCCAAGGATAGTAAT tGTTCGACATCTTGTTGACATtctgcaacagcagcagctggagagaagCCCTGCAGGCGTGGTTCCCCCCGGGGAAGGGTTTCGTTGTAGCACCAGATGA
- the trmt10b gene encoding tRNA methyltransferase 10 homolog B isoform X2, producing the protein MGDASYVCGYRGELWTEMAHTDSDVCEMQLDGVSEVMDLLQIDLETDVVEGRPGGEDPTCSKNVLRKQRNWERQLAAKKSKRKEEKQRRRLNREKDSGATGDAPQLSKRVLKAITKERLAEAQSTGLKLCVDLSMTDSMSDKEVSRLAGQLRRLYGSNKKASQPFHVFLTDLKEDSRLYRECLRMNEGFLNYMMDITEESCLDLFPPESVVYLTPDAEEALEMVDADKVYVLGGLVDESIQKKLSYSRARELGIRTARLPIDEYMAKKHNPKNFHSKILAINQVFDILLTFCNSSSWREALQAWFPPGKGFVVAPDDSQRLPISPAQT; encoded by the exons ATGG gTGATGCATCTTACGTCTGTGGGTACAGAGGAGAGCTGTGGACTGAAATGGCACATACTGattcagatgtgtgtgaaatGCAGCTGGACGGAGTCTCAGAGGTGATGGATCTGCTCCAGATCGACCTGGAGACTGATGTGGTAGAAGGCAGGCCGGGGGGAGAAGATCCAACATGTTCa AAGAATGTGTTGAGGAAGCAGCGCAACTGGGAGAGGCAGCTGGCGGCGAAGAAGAgcaagaggaaagaagagaagcaAAGGAGGAGGCTCAACCGTGAGAAGGACTCAG GTGCTACTGGAGATGCTCCTCAGTTGTCCAAGCGGGTATTGAAAGCGATCACCAAGGAGCGTTTGGCCGAGGCTCAGTCCACGGGGCTCAAGCTCTGCGTTGACCTGAGTATGACAGACAGCATGTCAGACAAA GAGGTAAGTCGACTGGCGGGTCAGTTGAGACGGCTGTACGGGTCGAACAAGAAAGCATCACAACCGTTTCATGTTTTCCTGACAGACCTGAAGGAGGACAGTCGCCTCTACAGAGAGTGCCTTCGAATGAACGAAGGCTTCCTCAACTACATG ATGGACATAACAGAAGAAAGCTGCCTGGACCTTTTTCCTCCAGAAAGTGTCGTCTACCTCACACCAGATGCTGAAGAAG CTTTAGAAATGGTGGATGCTGACAAGGTGTATGTCCTCGGTGGCCTCGTGGATGAGAGCATCCAGAAG AAGTTGAGCTACTCCAGGGCGCGTGAACTGGGCATCCGCACGGCGAGGCTGCCCATAGACGAGTACATGGCGAAGAAGCACAACCCCAAGAACTTCCATTCAAAGATCCTGGCTATTAATCAAG tGTTCGACATCTTGTTGACATtctgcaacagcagcagctggagagaagCCCTGCAGGCGTGGTTCCCCCCGGGGAAGGGTTTCGTTGTAGCACCAGATGATTCCCAGCGTCTGCCCATCTCTCCAGCACAGACGTAA
- the trmt10b gene encoding tRNA methyltransferase 10 homolog B isoform X3, whose amino-acid sequence MAHTDSDVCEMQLDGVSEVMDLLQIDLETDVVEGRPGGEDPTCSKNVLRKQRNWERQLAAKKSKRKEEKQRRRLNREKDSGATGDAPQLSKRVLKAITKERLAEAQSTGLKLCVDLSMTDSMSDKEVSRLAGQLRRLYGSNKKASQPFHVFLTDLKEDSRLYRECLRMNEGFLNYMMDITEESCLDLFPPESVVYLTPDAEEALEMVDADKVYVLGGLVDESIQKKLSYSRARELGIRTARLPIDEYMAKKHNPKNFHSKILAINQGESVLLICKSISAAEPRIVIVRHLVDILQQQQLERSPAGVVPPGEGFRCSTR is encoded by the exons ATGGCACATACTGattcagatgtgtgtgaaatGCAGCTGGACGGAGTCTCAGAGGTGATGGATCTGCTCCAGATCGACCTGGAGACTGATGTGGTAGAAGGCAGGCCGGGGGGAGAAGATCCAACATGTTCa AAGAATGTGTTGAGGAAGCAGCGCAACTGGGAGAGGCAGCTGGCGGCGAAGAAGAgcaagaggaaagaagagaagcaAAGGAGGAGGCTCAACCGTGAGAAGGACTCAG GTGCTACTGGAGATGCTCCTCAGTTGTCCAAGCGGGTATTGAAAGCGATCACCAAGGAGCGTTTGGCCGAGGCTCAGTCCACGGGGCTCAAGCTCTGCGTTGACCTGAGTATGACAGACAGCATGTCAGACAAA GAGGTAAGTCGACTGGCGGGTCAGTTGAGACGGCTGTACGGGTCGAACAAGAAAGCATCACAACCGTTTCATGTTTTCCTGACAGACCTGAAGGAGGACAGTCGCCTCTACAGAGAGTGCCTTCGAATGAACGAAGGCTTCCTCAACTACATG ATGGACATAACAGAAGAAAGCTGCCTGGACCTTTTTCCTCCAGAAAGTGTCGTCTACCTCACACCAGATGCTGAAGAAG CTTTAGAAATGGTGGATGCTGACAAGGTGTATGTCCTCGGTGGCCTCGTGGATGAGAGCATCCAGAAG AAGTTGAGCTACTCCAGGGCGCGTGAACTGGGCATCCGCACGGCGAGGCTGCCCATAGACGAGTACATGGCGAAGAAGCACAACCCCAAGAACTTCCATTCAAAGATCCTGGCTATTAATCAAGGCGAGTCAGTGCTTTTAATCTGCAAGTCTATCAGCGCTGCAGAGCCAAGGATAGTAAT tGTTCGACATCTTGTTGACATtctgcaacagcagcagctggagagaagCCCTGCAGGCGTGGTTCCCCCCGGGGAAGGGTTTCGTTGTAGCACCAGATGA
- the trmt10b gene encoding tRNA methyltransferase 10 homolog B isoform X1 — protein sequence MGDASYVCGYRGELWTEMAHTDSDVCEMQLDGVSEVMDLLQIDLETDVVEGRPGGEDPTCSKNVLRKQRNWERQLAAKKSKRKEEKQRRRLNREKDSGATGDAPQLSKRVLKAITKERLAEAQSTGLKLCVDLSMTDSMSDKEVSRLAGQLRRLYGSNKKASQPFHVFLTDLKEDSRLYRECLRMNEGFLNYMMDITEESCLDLFPPESVVYLTPDAEEALEMVDADKVYVLGGLVDESIQKKLSYSRARELGIRTARLPIDEYMAKKHNPKNFHSKILAINQGESVLLICKSISAAEPRIVIVRHLVDILQQQQLERSPAGVVPPGEGFRCSTR from the exons ATGG gTGATGCATCTTACGTCTGTGGGTACAGAGGAGAGCTGTGGACTGAAATGGCACATACTGattcagatgtgtgtgaaatGCAGCTGGACGGAGTCTCAGAGGTGATGGATCTGCTCCAGATCGACCTGGAGACTGATGTGGTAGAAGGCAGGCCGGGGGGAGAAGATCCAACATGTTCa AAGAATGTGTTGAGGAAGCAGCGCAACTGGGAGAGGCAGCTGGCGGCGAAGAAGAgcaagaggaaagaagagaagcaAAGGAGGAGGCTCAACCGTGAGAAGGACTCAG GTGCTACTGGAGATGCTCCTCAGTTGTCCAAGCGGGTATTGAAAGCGATCACCAAGGAGCGTTTGGCCGAGGCTCAGTCCACGGGGCTCAAGCTCTGCGTTGACCTGAGTATGACAGACAGCATGTCAGACAAA GAGGTAAGTCGACTGGCGGGTCAGTTGAGACGGCTGTACGGGTCGAACAAGAAAGCATCACAACCGTTTCATGTTTTCCTGACAGACCTGAAGGAGGACAGTCGCCTCTACAGAGAGTGCCTTCGAATGAACGAAGGCTTCCTCAACTACATG ATGGACATAACAGAAGAAAGCTGCCTGGACCTTTTTCCTCCAGAAAGTGTCGTCTACCTCACACCAGATGCTGAAGAAG CTTTAGAAATGGTGGATGCTGACAAGGTGTATGTCCTCGGTGGCCTCGTGGATGAGAGCATCCAGAAG AAGTTGAGCTACTCCAGGGCGCGTGAACTGGGCATCCGCACGGCGAGGCTGCCCATAGACGAGTACATGGCGAAGAAGCACAACCCCAAGAACTTCCATTCAAAGATCCTGGCTATTAATCAAGGCGAGTCAGTGCTTTTAATCTGCAAGTCTATCAGCGCTGCAGAGCCAAGGATAGTAAT tGTTCGACATCTTGTTGACATtctgcaacagcagcagctggagagaagCCCTGCAGGCGTGGTTCCCCCCGGGGAAGGGTTTCGTTGTAGCACCAGATGA